The Carassius auratus strain Wakin chromosome 27, ASM336829v1, whole genome shotgun sequence genome includes a region encoding these proteins:
- the LOC113045348 gene encoding zinc finger CCHC domain-containing protein 2-like: MMKMKLRAAGGENHRCDLNSVNGSDRESGTRAAQLDKEAVFEWFGLQLNPSGRVELLCGLLHMCQPLELRFLGACLEDLARRDFTVLRDYEIRANSPADLEGLMNVSDPVVLSKLLVYLSLLGSKSRECAGILFRTLSRMDAGMCGALPEPGTVDQLRLLFTMGSLHPAFSFYQREELRAQLDRLQRWSQFSRPGFLCPHRENDADWTLCSNANPHLSGTSQRKVVHIEKIILKEVSMGGDGRQYSFEVKWSDSSSSAITKSHRELEEFLLKLPKDQSPDGFEKGIVRLLSRRDQCESRELERNLREKFLSLSQDVLQRCDVSRFFLSDASVLPCSHCTSAPVARIHQPECGFSEDCSETSSLEEDVEAYSVRAAGLSIQRSECQRRGNCEQNGERVWKKETELEQSCTNDRRIFTAGQKNKGRPAGKRDRGRRVTGVKTSNGIQKPSAALMINQSASKDTGRDRYGDSSSESSNSVPSSPVHQKSPEDQDTESQSDNSVQEPAEKTHLAKGVGGKAVAMVNPLVPETQNVPQPPSVVELALTACLPYALQYNTTPQRDAGQGKITITIPLAQDPGASSASTHPQQQPPLGAFSVLSPGQCPLQPANTTTANNPIKTNAKATVTANVPSSSSSGSSQVPGPCPTTVPTHTPGPGPLPASAVTHSTAQNNSLSYINCSSLPVMPQASGTQQQQQQGGCNACGCRGTCGGNSAHQTPSYFLPPQPQPARQMFGPPPAFFHLPPSLCNSFPSQGHQNNGAPLSFYAHTGPPAAFLHAHSEHMLASQAGYSLPQMHHFRHYYPPVFPPVGMISSGTNMKKTNNVSCYNCGKSGHYAQECKQPTIDAGLTGGFRLKYVAPNSSEALDKTD; this comes from the exons ATGATGAAGATGAAGCTACGAGCGGCGGGAGGCGAAAATCACCGATGCGACTTGAATTCCGTTAACGGATCCGATCGGGAGAGCGGCACCCGAGCGGCTCAACTCGACAAGGAGGCGGTGTTCGAGTGGTTCGGCTTACAGCTGAACCCGTCCGGACGCGTGGAGCTGCTTTGCGGGCTGCTGCATATGTGTCAGCCGCTGGAACTACGCTTCCTCGGCGCCTGTCTAGAGGATCTGGCCCGGAGAGATTTCACCGTCCTGCGGGATTATGAGATCCGGGCCAACTCCCCCGCTGATCTGGAGGGGCTGATGAACGTAAGCGACCCCGTTGTGCTGTCTAAACTGCTCGTTTATTTGTCTTTGCTCGGATCCAAGAGCAGGGAATGCGCCGGGATTCTGTTCAGGACGTTGAGTCGAATGGACGCCGGGATGTGCGGCGCTCTACCGGAGCCGGGGACCGTGGATCAACTGCGGCTGCTCTTCACGATGGGATCGTTACACCCGGCGTTCAGTTTCTATCAGCGGGAAGAGCTGCGAGCGCAGTTGGACAGACTCCAAAGATGG AGCCAGTTTTCCAGGCCGGGGTTCCTCTGTCCCCACCGGGAGAATGACGCAGACTGGACTCTTTGCAGCAACGCCAATCCACACCTCAGTGGCACATCACAGAGGAAAG TGGTGCACATTGAGAAGATCATTCTGAAGGAGGTTTCTATGGGAGGAGACGGCAGGCAGTACAGTTTTGAG GTGAAATGGTCAGACTCTTCATCTAGTGCCATTACCAAAAGTCATCGGGAGTTGGAGGAATTTCTATTAAAG CTTCCTAAGGATCAGAGTCCTGATGGCTTTGAGAAGGGTATCGTCAGGTTACTCAGTCGTAGAGATCAATGTGAATCCAGAGAACTGGAGAGAAACCTCAG GGAGAAGTTCCTGTCTCTATCACAGGATGTCCTTCAGAGATGTGATGTTTCCAGGTTCTTCCTGTCTGATGCTTCTGTACTGCCATGCAGCCACT GTACCAGTGCGCCCGTAGCCAGAATCCATCAGCCTGAATGCGGTTTCTCTGAGGACTGCTCCGAGACGTCCAGTCTGGAGGAGG ATGTGGAGGCTTACAGCGTCAGAGCTGCGGGACTTAG TATTCAGCGCTCTGAATGCCAGAGGAGAGGAAACTGTGAGCAGAATGGAGAGAGAGTTTGGAAGAAAGAAACTGAATTGGAACAG AGCTGCACAAATGACAGAAGAATCTTCACAGCTGGACAGAAGAACAAAGGAAGGCCAGCTGGAAAAAG GGATAGAGGCAGACGAGTTACTGGTGTCAAGACTTCTAATGGAATCCAGAAGCCTTCTGCAGCACTGATGATCAACCAGTCAGCTTCCAAAG ACACAGGAAGGGACCGGTATGGGGACTCCTCATCAGAGAGCTCTAACTCAGTGCCGTCCAGTCCTGTTCACCAGAAGAGCCCGGAGGACCAAG ATACAGAGAGTCAGTCTGATAACTCGGTGCAGGAGCCAGCTGAAAAGACTCACCTCGCCAAAGGCGTTGGCGGGAAAgcagttgccatggtgaatcCATTAGTTCCCGAGACCCAGAATGTTCCGCAGCCTCCTTCAGTGGTGGAGCTGGCGCTGACCGCGTGCCTCCCTTACGCCCTGCAGTACAACACCACCCCTCAGAGAGACGCGGGGCAGGGTAAGATAACCATCACCATCCCGCTGGCCCAAGACCCTGGAGCATCATCAGCCAGCACTCACCCACAGCAGCAGCCACCGCTGGGAGCGTTCAGCGTCCTCTCGCCCGGCCAGTGTCCTCTGCAGCCCGCTAACACCACCACGGCCAACAACCCCATCAAAACAAACGCCAAGGCCACTGTTACTGCCAACGTCCCTTCCAGCTCAAGTTCCGGCAGTAGCCAAGTACCAGGACCTTGCCCCACAACTGTACCAACGCACACCCCGGGACCAGGGCCCCTGCCGGCCTCTGCGGTCACACACAGCACCGCTCAGAACAACTCCTTGTCCTACATCAACTGCTCCAGTCTGCCAGTTATGCCACAAGCAAGTGgtacacagcagcagcagcagcagggggGCTGCAACGCCTGTGGCTGCCGTGGCACCTGTGGAGGAAACAGTGCCCACCAGACACCCAGCTACTTCCTCCCGCCCCAACCCCAACCTGCCCGTCAGATGTTCGGGCCACCACCTGCATTCTTCCATCTCCCTCCCTCTCTATGCAACAGCTTCCCTTCCCAGGGTCACCAGAATAACGGGGCGCCGCTGTCCTTCTACGCCCACACTGGTCCTCCTGCAGCGTTCCTGCACGCTCACTCGGAGCACATGCTGGCATCGCAGGCTGGATACAGTCTGCCTCAGATGCACCACTTCCGTCACTATTACCCACCTGTCTTTCCGCCGGTTGGCATGATTTCTAGCGGAACCAACATGAAGAAGACCAACAACGTGTCCTGCTACAACTGCGGCAAGAGCGGACATTACGCTCAAGAGTGCAAACAACCGACCATCGACGCCGGGCTGACAG GTGGTTTCCGGCTGAAGTACGTTGCCCCAAACTCCTCGGAAGCATTAGATAAAACCGACTGA
- the LOC113045349 gene encoding exocyst complex component 3-like, producing MEETNREAVATAVQRVAGMLQRSDQLDKVEQYRRREARKKASVEARLKAAIQSQLDGVRTGLTQLHKALCDVKDIQSSLADVSKDWRQSINTIESLKDVKDAVVQHSQLASAVENLKNIFSVPEIVRETHDLIEQGELLQAHRKLMDLECSRDDLMYEQYRMDSKNVHDMNLIRNYFGQVQGLSEELSKQLWMVLQRAMVTVRRDPTMLVSVVRIIEREEKIDRKMLDRKKQTGFIPPGRPKSWKNRMNEVLESTVSGRIESTQSETRESDKMWLVRLLEITRKYVLDDLTVVKNLMVQCFPPHYNTFQVFLNLYLKSVSARVQELAAEDLEANEIVSLLTWVLNTYKSVEMMAHPDLQPECDVKQLEPLLPEHVVDNLLGKYLKNFTSNITGWLRKALETDKKDWQKETEPEADQDGYYQTTLPAIVFQMFEQNLQVAAQINETFKEQVLRVCLKQMHSFLVRYREEAISYKEEHLKDRQLPQCYVQYMIAIINNCQTFKESINSLKRKYSQSTEPTQIDATIDKLLNEVAREGCQFLLDEVFLDLEHHLNDLLTRKWLTGSHAVDTICVTVEDYFNDFAKVKKPNNQEMTSEAHRRVVVEYLKAIMQKRISFKNADERKEGADRMMKEADQFKFLFRKLSAGEDTDRLCDSISAIAEVFKLTDPALLYLEVSTLVSKYPDIREEHIVALLAVRGDASREMRQMIIETLNQNKPSSSTVSQPIFRDITVPTNTMTAMTSMTVPKLLK from the exons ATGGAGGAGACGAACAGAGAGGCGGTTGCCACGGCAGTGCAGAGGGTTGCTGGGATGCTGCAGCGCTCTGACCAACTCGACAAAGTGGAGCAGTACAGACGGAGAGAGGCGCGCAAGAAAGCTTCCGTGGAAGCTAGATTAAAG GCTGCTATTCAGTCTCAGTTGGATGGGGTACGAACAGGCCTCACGCAGCTCCATAAAGCCCTGTGTGATGTGAAAGACATCCAGAGCTCTCTGGCAGACGTCAGTAAAGACTGGAGGCAGAGCATCAACACCATAGAGAGTCTGAAGGACGTGAAAGACGCAGTGGTTCAGCACAGTCAGCTGGCTTCAGCCGTCGAGAACCTCAAAAACATTTTCTCAG TACCTGAGATCGTACGAGAGACTCATGATCTGATCGAGCAGGGCGAGCTGCTTCAAGCTCACCGCAAGCTAATGGACCTGGAGTGCTCCCGCGATGACCTCATGTACGAGCAGTATCGCATGGACAGCAAGAACGTCCATGACATGAACCTCATTCGTAACTACTTCGGCCAGGTGCAGGGCCTGTCAGAGGAACTCTCCAAACAACTCTGGATGGTCCTCCAACGCGCCATGGTCACTGTCCGCCGCGACCCCACCATGCTGGTGTCTGTGGTCCGAATCATCGAGCGTGAAGAGAAGATCGACCGCAAGATGCTGGACCGTAAGAAGCAGACCGGGTTCATCCCACCCGGGAGGCCCAAATCCTGGAAAAATCGAATGAATGAAGTCCTAGAGAGCACCGTGAGTGGTCGCATCGAGAGCACGCAGTCAGAAACACGCGAGTCTGACAAGATGTGGCTGGTGAGGTTGCTGGAGATCACTAGGAAGTACGTTCTGGATGACCTGACCGTGGTGAAGAACCTGATGGTGCAGTGCTTCCCGCCACACTATAACACCTTCCAGGTGTTCCTAAACCTGTATCTTAAATCAGTGTCGGCACGCGTGCAGGAGCTCGCAGCTGAAGATCTGGAAGCCAACGAGATTGTGTCTCTTCTCACGTGGGTCCTCAACACGTATAAAAG TGTGGAGATGATGGCTCATCCTGATCTGCAGCCTGAGTGTGACGTCAAGCAGCTGGAGCCACTGCTGCCCGAACACGTGGTGGATAATTTGCTGGGCAAATACCTCAAAAACTTTACT TCAAACATCACAGGCTGGCTGCGCAAAGCTTTGGAGACTGATAAGAAAGACTGGCAGAAGGAGACGGAGCCTGAGGCTGACCAGGACGGCTACTACCAAACCACCTTACCTGCTATTGTCTTCCAG ATGTTTGAGCAGAATTTGCAGGTGGCTGCGCAGATCAACGAGACCTTTAAAGAGCAGGTGCTGAGAGTCTGTCTGAAGCAGATGCACTCGTTCCTTGTGAG GTATCGAGAGGAGGCGATCAGCTACAAGGAGGAACATCTGAAAGATCGTCAGCTCCCGCAGTGCTACGTTCAGTACATGATCGCCATCATCAACAACTGTCAGACGTTCAA AGAGTCTATAAATAGCTTGAAAAGGAAGTACTCTCAGTCGACTGAACCCACTCAGATCGACGCCACCATAGACAAGCTCCTGAACGAGGTGGCCCGAGAGGGCTGCCAGTTCCTGCTGGATGAAGTCTTCCTGGATTTGGAG CATCATCTTAATGATCTGCTGACCCGGAAGTGGTTGACCGGATCTCATGCTGTAGACACCATCTGTGTGACCGTGGAAGACTACTTTAACGACTTTGCCAAAGTTAAAAAGCCTAATAATCAG GAAATGACGAGCGAGGCTCATCGGCGGGTGGTGGTGGAGTATCTGAAGGCCATCATGCAGAAGCGCATCTCGTTTAAAAACGCCGATGAGAGGAAGGAGGGAGCCGACCGGATGATGAAAGAAGCAGATCAGTTCAAATTCCTCTTCAGGAAACTTTCTGCT GGAGAGGACACAGACCGGCTGTGTGACTCCATCTCTGCCATCGCTGAGGTCTTCAAACTGACCGATCCTGCGCTGCTCTACCTGGAGGTGTCCACCCTGGTGTCCAAATATCCTGACATCAG AGAGGAGCACATTGTGGCCCTGTTAGCAGTCCGTGGAGATGCCAGTCGAGAAATGAGACAGATGATCATAGAAACTCTGAACCAGAACAAACCATCCTCTTCCACTGTGTCTCAGCCCATCTTCAGAGACATCACTGTGCCAACCAACACCATGACCGCCATGACCTCTATGACTGTTCCCAAACTGCTCAAATAA